The Deltaproteobacteria bacterium HGW-Deltaproteobacteria-4 genomic interval TTCCCCGAGGTTTACCTTGAAGAAGCGGAAGCCGATGCCGAGCGTCGCATTGCCGGGATCAACACGACGATGCAGCACTACCTTGATGCCGGCATCCTGCAGGAGGAGGCGCAGCCCGGCTTTATCCTCGTCGACCGCCAGACCTGCGCTGTCCCGTCGCGCAAGGGACTGGTCGTGGCCCTCGATCTCGAAGCCTACGACTACCGCGAGGGGGCAACGACCCTGATTCGTGCCACCGAGGGGACGATCCTCGACCGGTTGCCGCCGCGTATCAAGGTGCGCCAGGGGGCGAGCATCGAGCTCCCGCACATTATGGTCCTCATCGACGACCCGGAGCGGAGCGTCATCGAACCCCTCTTTGCCCGGAATCTCGAACTCGCTTACGATTTTGAGCTGATGGAGAACGGGGGGCATATCAAGGGCTGGCGGGTCAATGACGTGGCCAGTATTGGCCAGGTCGGGGCGGCACTGGCGCAACTTGCCGATCCGGCGCGCTTTGCCGAAAAATATCAGGTGGCGGGGCAGGCACCGGTTCTGTACGCGATGGGGGACGGCAACCACTCCTTTGCCACGGCCAAGGCGATCTGGGAGAAGCTCAAGGCCGAAGCGACGGATCCGGCTGCGATCATGGATCACCCCGCTCGCTACGCCCTGGTTGAACTCGTCAATGTCCACGATCCGGGGCTGGAGTTCGAAGCGATCCACCGGGTGATCTTCAATGCTGATCTGGCAACGATGACGGCGCAGGCTGAAGCGTTCTACACCGCCCAGGGGGCGAGCTTCCGCTGCGAGCGCTGCGTTGATCAGGCGGCCAGCGTCCAAAAGTTACAGACTCTGAAGCAGGCAGGGCGGCACCTCATCCCCTTTGTCGCCGGCGCGGAGTGCGGGCTCTTTGTCA includes:
- a CDS encoding DUF1015 domain-containing protein, producing the protein MDFAAIGLNIPSILLPKPGTDMSKWAVIACDQYTSEPEYWEKVSATVGTNPSTLNLIFPEVYLEEAEADAERRIAGINTTMQHYLDAGILQEEAQPGFILVDRQTCAVPSRKGLVVALDLEAYDYREGATTLIRATEGTILDRLPPRIKVRQGASIELPHIMVLIDDPERSVIEPLFARNLELAYDFELMENGGHIKGWRVNDVASIGQVGAALAQLADPARFAEKYQVAGQAPVLYAMGDGNHSFATAKAIWEKLKAEATDPAAIMDHPARYALVELVNVHDPGLEFEAIHRVIFNADLATMTAQAEAFYTAQGASFRCERCVDQAASVQKLQTLKQAGRHLIPFVAGAECGLFVIDQPPLHLEVATLQIFLDQFLTKNRAARIDYIHGEAPVSALGGKTGNIGFYLPAISKYDFFKTIILDGALPRKTFSMGDADEKRFYLECRRIVS